CACCGGTCGACATCACGCGGGTCTTCGAGGTCGTCGAGGTCGAGGACGTCGACGAAGCCGTCGACGCGCTGCGGTCGCGCCCCCGCCACGCTTTCGTGGGGGCCGACGGCGAGGTCGCCGAAGCTCTCGGTCTCGATCCCGGCGCGCAGGAGCCCGAGACCCTCATGGCGAGCCTGGACTGGTCGCGGGGGACCAAGACCGATTACGAGGTCGAGTGCCTGCGGCGGGCCGGCTCGCGCGCCGCCCGTGGGCACCGGATCGTCCGGGAGGGGGTGGCCGCCGGTCGCAGCGAGCGGCAGATGCACCACGACTACCTGGCGGCGACCTCGATGGTCGAGGACGAGGTGCCGTACCCGGCGATCATCGGCTGGGACGATCACGCCGCCGTTCTGCACTACACCCGCAAGGACGTCACGCCCCCGGCGCCCGGCGGCGTTCTGCTGATCGACGCCGGGGCCAGTTTCCAGGGCTATGCCTCGGACGTGACGCGCACCTACGTGACCGACAAGGCCCCGTCACGCTTCGCAGAGCTGCTCGACGGGATGGACGACCTCGAGCGGGAACTGGTCGACGCCGTCGGGCCCGGGGTCCCCTACGTCGACCTGCACCGGCGGGCCCACGAAGGCGTGGCCAGTCTGCTCGCCGACACCGGCGTGTTCCGATGCCCGGCCGCCGAGGCCATCGAGAAACGCCTCAGCCTCCCCTTCCTCCCGCACGGCCTGGGGCATCACCTGGGCCTGCAGGTGCACGACGTGGGAGGGCGGCAGGCCGATCCGTCGGGAACGACCGTGGATCCGCCCGAGGACTTCCCGCACCTGCGGACGACGCGCACCCTCGAGCCGGGGCACGTGGTGACGATCGAACCGGGTCTGTACTTCGTGCCGATGCTGCTGGATCCGCTCCGCGAAGACGAGCGTGGGGCCCTGGTCGACTGGGACCTCGTCGACGAGTTGCTGCCCTTCGGTGGGATCCGGATCGAGGACGACGTGTTGGTCACCGAGGACGGGCGCGAGGATCTCACGCGCCCGCAGATTCCCGGTCACCGCGACTGAGGGTGCCCGCCACGGGCGTGACGGGCCGAGAACTCAGTCCACGTAGACGACCATGCGGCCGTTGCCGTAGCCGTCGATGTTGATGTCGAGACCGGTCTTCTGCTCGGCCTCGCCGAACCAGGCCACCAGACCCTCGCCCGCCTCGTCGGGAGGCTCGGAGTAGTGTCCGAGCTTCAGGCGGGGCGTGCCGGGGCTGTTGAACAGGCCGGCGCAGACGTTCAGCACCTCACGGAAGTTCTCACTGAGGTTCTCGGCGACCTGTCCCGCGCGGATGCTGTCCTGGGCCATGCTGGCGGGGATCAGCGAGAGCGCAGCGCCGCCGTAGGCCGCGGTCGCGACGTCGCACGCGATCACGGCGCCGAGGGTGCCGTCCTCTTCGTCGTAGACGGCGAAGATCCAGTTCGCGGTGCCGTCGAAGTCGACGGCGGGGTTCTTCCGGGCGGTCGTGTCCTTGCCGAGCAGGCTGGTGAGCATCTCGGCGATCTCGACGGCCGTCGGGCTCGCGTAGGTGAGAGCAGCCATCGTTCCTCCGGTCGGGAACAGCGGTGTGGTTGGAGCCGGGGGTCGCCTTCTCCGGTGGCGACGACGATCAGCTCTTGTTCATGAGGACGACGAGATAGGCTTCGATCTCCCCCAGAGCGACCTGGGTGACCTGGAGGTCCTGGCGGTCGTTCGGGGAGATGTGCCCGTGGATCATCGTCGGCAGACCCAGCGTCAACCCTCGATAGCGGCTGTCCATGACCTGCTTCAACGAGCCGGCCAGGATGTTCACGATCTCGCCGAAGGCGTCGGCCATGACCGAGTCGGTGAGCTCGGGGTCGCCGGCTTCCATCATCATGAGGGCGCCGGCGAGCCGCCGGCAGTCCCCGCGTCCGGCGGCGATGCCGATCTGCATCTGCACCTCGGGCGAGATGAGGGCCAGATAGGCGCCCGACATCTGCAGCGAGAGCTTCTCGGCCTCGCCGACACGTCGGCATCCGGCGGTGATCGAGAGGGCCTCGCGCGCGACTTCGTCGGTGGCGCGGACGAGACCGTCCGACCACTCCTGACAGGGAGTCGTCACGGTCATGAGACGGCCGCCGCGATGTTCTCGGAGAAGTCGTTCGCCGTGAAGGGCTTGCTGATGAGGAACGCCGCGCCGGCCTCCTGGGCCTGCTGGCGCATCTCGGTGGTGCCCTCCGACGTCACGAAGCCGAAGTTCACGTCGTTGCCCTCGGCGCGCAGGGCTCGCAGGAACTCGATGCCGTTCATCTCGGGCATGTTCCAGTCGCACAGCACGATGTCGGGTGCATCGGCCTTCACGGCGTCGAGACCTTCGCGGCCGTTCGTGGCCTCGCTCATGGTCGCGTCGCCGTAACCGGCCTGCTTCAGGGTGCGCTTGACGATCATACGCATGGCCTTGCTGTCGTCCACGATCAGGATCTTCATCCGGGTTCCCCCTCGGTCGTTTCTCGTTCGGCCATATCGGCCGATGCTCCGGCAGTTGCTGCCGGTCCTCGTGTGACGTCGTTCCGTTCAGGCGACGTTCGCCGGGTCCTTCCGGCCCGTTTCTGCATTCTTCGCCGAACGGTGGGTGTCCGCACCCGCCTCGTTCACTTCGGCGAGCACGACGCGTACCGGTTGACACTCGCTGCGGAATCCGACCCGCGTGACCGGATGACTTCCCGGCACCGCGAGGCGCGTGTGGATCCCGGTGGCCACGGTCGGCAGGGAGAGCTGGCTCGGTCCCGGGACCAGGCCCTTGACGTTGCCGCCGATCATGTTGGCGACCTCGCCCACGGCGTCGTGCAGCAGCTCGTCGTCGACCTCGTCGTGCTCGAGTTCGAACATCGCGGCGGCGATGGCGATCCCGAGGGTCGACGGGCACGACAGGATCACGCTGCCGTTCCAGCCGCCCGAGATGTGCACGCACGCAGACACGGTCTCGTCCCCGTCGGGTGGATGGTGGTCGTCCTCGACGGGTTCGATACCCATGGCCAACACGGTCTCCCACACGGTCCGCGTCAGTTCGATGACTTCGGCTTCCAGGAATTGCATTCCCGTTCCTCCTCGAGTGGTCAGCGGACGCGGTACACCACGGTCCTGCCGAGCCGTACGATCTCGAAATCGTCGGCGAAATTGATCACGGTCTCGGCCCCACCCAGGAAGAGGGTGGCACCGGGGGCCAGGACGCTCTTCAGGCGTCCGAGGATCTGTCGCTTGGTGTCGGGATCGAAGTAGATCAGCACGTTCCGCAGGAAGACGATGTCGAACTTCGGCATGCTGGGCCAGGGTTCGACCAGGTTCATCTTGCGGAACCGGACCAGTCGGCGGACCTCGGGCTTGATCTGCCACTGGAGGCCGACCCTCTGGAAGTGTTTGACCATGAGCGGCGCGGGCAGCCCACGGTTGATCTCGAGCTCGCTGTACGCGCCCGAGCTGCTCTTCTCGAGCATCTCGTCGGAGATGTCGGTGCCCAGGATCTCGACCTGCCAGCCGTTGATCTTCGCCCCGAAGTGCTCCTGCAGGGTGATCGCGATCGAGTAGGGCTCCTGACCGCTGGAGCAGGCGGCACACCAGACCCGTAGCGAACGATTGGACTGGTTGCGCTCCAGGGTCCCGGGCAGGACCTCGGTCCGGAGGGTCTCGAAGGGATGGTGATCGCGGAAGAACGAGGTCTCGTTCGTGGTCATCGCGTCGATGACTTCGCTCTGCAGCGCTGCGGAGCCGCCGGACTGGAGCTTCGTCACCAGCTCGCCCAGGTCGGTCAGGGAGTGGGCGCGCAGGATCGGGTGCATGCGCGACTCGACCAGGTACTCCTTGCCCGGCTCGAGCACGATTCCGGCGCCGCGGTAGACGATCTCGCGGATCACGTCGAAGTGGCTGGTCGCGATCGTCATGGTGTCACTCCCGCTCGGACCGGGTTCTGGCTCGCGCGGGCACCGGCCCGTACGACGCTCGTGATCTCGGACGCGATGGAGTCGATCGACACGATCGAATCGGCCAGCCCTTCCTTGGCCACGTGACCCGGCATTCCCCACACCACCGACGACTCGGCGTCCTGGACGACGACGTGGGCCCCGAGTTCGCCCAGTTTCCGACAACCCTCGAGTCCGTCGCGGCCCATGCCCGTGAGGATCACCACGAGCACGCGGTCGCGGTGCGTCTCGACGATCGAGTCGAGCATGACGTCGACAGCGGGTCGGCAGGAGTTCACCGGAGGCCCGTCGTCCAGCTTCACCCGGATCGCGCCCTCGGATCGGACGAGCGTCAGGTGCCGGTCGCCGGGGGCGAGGTGGACGTGACCCGGCTCGACGACCACGTCGTCGCTCGCCTCGGTCACCCGTAGCGACGACGCTCCGTCGAGTCGTTGTGCCAGGAGCTTGGTGAACAGCGGTGGCATGTGCTGGGTGATCACCATCGGGACACCCAGATCGGCGGGAAGGGATCCGAGCACGGTGGCCAGCGCGTTCGGCCCTCCGGTGGAGACCCCGATCGCGACCAGGTCGACGGAGCTCTTCCGTTCGCGGCCTCGCGGCGGGGGCACCGTGTCCGGAATCGCGACCGAGGGTCGAGACTCCGGAGTGCTCGGCGTCGGACCATCGGGAGGCGGGTCGCTTCGTGTCGGCCGTCGCCGGATCGAGTGCGTTTCGACCAGCGAGCGCAGACGGGGGAGCAGTTCGTCGCGGACGGCCTGGAAGGCTCCTTCCTGACTGTCCTGGTTGCTGGGTTTCGCCACGCAGTCACTGGCCCCACGGGCCAGGGCCTCCAGGGCCGCCTCGCCGCCCTGCGTGGTCAGCGTGCTGAACATGACGACCGGCAACGACCGGTCGCGGGCCCGGATCGCCTCGAGGGTCTCGAGGCCGTTCATCACGGGCATCTCGACGTCGAGGACCACCGCATCGATGTCGTGCTGCTCGAGGGCGCGCAGCGCCAGGTGACCGTTGGCCGCCGACGCGGTCACCTCGAAGTCCGGGTCGCTGCCCAGGATCCTCTTCAGCGCGCGGCGGATGAACGCGCTGTCGTCGACGATGAGGATGCGGATGGTCATCGTGGTCCGTTCCTAGGCCGTCACGCCGAGCATGTTGAGCTTGTCCTGGAGCGCTTCCTTGGTGAAGGGCTTCATGATGTACTCGTCGGCTCCGGCTTCGAGGGCCTTGACGACCTGGGCGGTCTCGGTCTCGGTCGTGACCATGCACAGCTTCATGGAGGCGTACCGGTCTTCCTTGCGGACGGCCTTGACGAATTCGTAGCCGTTCATCTCGGGCATGTTCCAGTCGACCAGCGCCAGGTCGAAGGGTTCGCCGCCCTGCAGCTGCTCGAGGGCCTCGGCCCCGTGGCCCGCCTCGACGACCTCGGCGCCGATGGATTTCAGCGTCTTCTTCAGGATCATGCGGATGGCGCGGGAATCGTCGATGACGAGTACTCGCATTCTGCCCACCTCAACGATTGGCCACGTCGCCCTCGAGACTCGTGACGAGTCCGGTGAGCTCGGTGGTCATACGGGAGAAGTCCTCGATGGCGGCGCGGGTCTCGTCCGCCCCGGAAGCGGCGCTGCTCGCCGCCGTCGTCAGTCCGGCCATGTTGGCGCGGATGTGGACGCCGCTCTCGGCGGCGTCCTTCACGTTGCTGCGGATCGCGTCGGCGGTGCCGGCCTGTTCCTCGACGGCGCCGATGATCGATTCCTGGATCTCGTTGATCCGTTCGACCACCGTGCCGATCTGCTGGATGGCGCCCACCGCGTTCTGGGTGTCGTTCTGGATCGCTTCGATCTTCAGGCCGATGTCGCCGGTGGCCTTGGCCGTCTCGTTGGCGAGCTCGCGGACCTCGTTGGCCACGACGGCGAATCCGCGTCCGGCCTCGCCCGCGCGAGCGGCCTCGATGGTCGCGTTCAGGGCCAGCAGGTTGGTCTGCTCGGCGATCGAGTTGATCAGCTTGACCACGTTGCCGATCTCGGCGCTGCTCTGGCCGAGACGGGTCACGTTCTCGTTCGTGTTGCGCGCGGCGTCGACCGCGTCGCGGCCGACCTCACCGCCGTCGCGTGCGCTCGTGGCGACGGCATGGATGGTGTCGCTCAGCTCCTGCATCTTGTTGCTGACGGCTTCGACGCTCGTGTTCACGCGGTCGAAGTGGGAACTGATCATCTGCGCCTTGTCGGAGGTCTGGCCGGCGTTGCCGGTCATCACGAACATCAGGTCGCTCATCTGGCCGGCGGCCTGGGCCAGGTCGCGGACACTGCGGGCGACAGGGGTGGTGCGGTCCTGCACCGCCTGTTCGTGGTCCCGCACGCGGTCGACGATCCGGCGGACCCACGGCGCGGCCAATCCGTTGAGATCGAGCTGATCGGTCCGGTCGTGCGCGAGGGCGTCGGCCATCTCCTCGAGCGGCGAGAAGATCGTCCGCTGGGCGAGCCACGCTCCGCCCACGGCCCACGCCACCGCGAGACCGAGTCCCGGCATCCATCCGGCCACGGATCCCACGACCACCGACGTGCCCGTGCCCAGACCGACGAGCGCGCCGCAGAACAGCGCTTCGCGGCTCGACCGCGATCCCGATGTCGTCTTGGTCGTCTCGTCCACGACGTCCTCCTCGGCTTCCACGAGGTCCGGTGTGATCAGGCGGCCGCGCCCTCGAATTCCATGAGCTTGTCCGGATCGAGGATCTGCAGCAGGCGGCCCTCGAGCTTGTACACGCCCGCGAGCAGGGCGCGGATCCGGGGATTCACGTTCTCGGGGGCGGCTTCGAGCAGGTCGTCGGCCGGCGACATGACGTCGCCGATCTCGTCGACCAGCAGGCTGACGCCGCCGTCCGGACGGCGGATCACGACGTTGATCGGACGTCGTCCGTCGGAGCGCGGTGGCAGACCGACGCGCTCACGGAGGTCGACCGCAGTCATGATCTGCCCCCGCAGGTTGATGAGGCCCCGGATCACCGGAGCGCTCAGCGGGACCTCGGTCATCTCCTGGAAGCGCAGGATCTCCTGGACACGACCGACTTCGATCCCGAAGAAGTCGTCGTCGAGGTAGAAGGTGCAGTACTGCGTCTCGTTGGGCACGTCGGCCTCCTAGGCGATCGCCGTTTCCTGTTGGGTGAAGAACGACGGGTCGGCTGCCCGGATCACGCCCTCGGCGTCGACGAGGTCGGTCACGCGACCCTGGATCACGGCCGAGCCGAGCAGGCCCGGCCGATCGCTCTCGCGCTTGACCGTGATGTTCTCGTGCACGATGTCGACGATGTCGTCGACGAGCAGACCCACGCTGCGGTCGTTCTTGGTGTAGACCACGACCTGCAGCTTCTCGTCGGCCTCGCGTGGCCGCGGCGCGTAGCCACCCAGGACGTTCGAGACCGGAATCAGCGGCAGCAGTTCGTCGCGGTACTGGACGACCTGCTGGGTGCCGGCCTGTTCCACGCGCTCGGGCTCGAATTCCTCGAGGCGGGCGACCATCTCCAGCGGCATGCCCAGGCGGGAACCCTCGCCGACGGTGAAGAGCAGCAGGGTCTTCCGCTCGCCGGCGTCGTCGGCTCCGTCGTCCTGCAGGGCGGCTCCGTGTTCGCGGATCTCGCTGAGCACTCCGGCGCCCTGGGCGACACCGATCACGTCGAGGATCAGCGCCACCGCGCCGTCGCCCATGATCGTCGCCCCGGCGTAGGTCGCCAGGTTCTTGATCTCCGAACCCAGTGGCTTGACCACGATCTCCTCGGTGTCGTTGATCGAGTCGACGACCAGGCCGAAATCCCGTTCGTCGGCCTGGAGCACGACGATGTTCACGATCGGGTCGTCGGGGTCGAGCTCGGCCTCGGGCAGGCCCAGCTCGCGATTCAGGTAGACCAGGGGCAGCAGGTTGCCACGCAGTCGGTAGACCGGCGTCCCGTGGATCAGCTCGATCCCGTTGCGGGCCACGTCGCCCTCGAGACGCAGCAGTTCGATCAGGCTCACCTGCGGGATCGCGAAACGGTTCTGCGCGGCCGCGACGATCTGCGCCGGGATGATCGCGAGTGTGAGCGGAATCTTGATCCGGAAGGTCGTGCCCTGTCCCGCGCGGGTCTGGATCTCGATGGTGCCGCCGATCTTCTCGATGTTCGTGCGGACCACGTCCATGCCGACGCCGCGCCCGGACACGTTCGTCACCTGCTTGGCCGTCGACAGGCCGGCCTTGAAGATCAGGTTCGCGACCTCGCGTTCGCTCATCGCCTCGGCCTGGTCCTCGGTGATGAGACCGTTGCGGACCGCCTTGGCGGCGATGGCGCCGGTGTCGATGCCGCCGCCGTCGTCGGCGATCTCGATGTTCACCAGCCCGCCCTCGTGGAAGGCGCGGAGCAACAGCACTCCCTCGGCGGGCTTGCCGTTCGCCCTGCGCGTCTCGCAGTCCTCCACGCCGTGGTCGACGGCGTTGCGGACGAGGTGGGTCAGCGGATCCTTGATCGCCTCGATCAGGGTCTTGTCGAGTTCGGTGTCCTTGCCCTCCATCTCCAGCCGGATCTTCTTGCCGCAGGAGTTGGCGAGGTCGCGGACCACGCGGGGAAGCTTGTTCCAGATGTTCCCGATCGGCTGCATGCGCGTCTTCATGACGTTCTCCTGCAGCTCGGAGGTGAGAACGTTCAGCCTCTGCGTGGTCGAGGCGAAGACCGGGTTCTGGACCTGGGCTCCGTACTGGAGGATCTGGTTGCGGGCGAGGACGAGCTCGCCGACCAGGTTCATGAGCTTGTCGAGCAGGCCGACGTCGACCCGGATCGCCTGTTCGGTGGCGCTCCTGGCGGCGGCATCGGCTCTCGCCTGGGCCTGTTCCGACGGTGCCTGCGATTCGTTCGTCGGTGCCGCCTTGCTGACCTGCACCGTCGCGGCGTGGACCTGATCGACGGCCGGGTCGGCATCGGCCGTCCCGGCGTGGTCGTCGCACGCGTCGTCGGCCCCGGTCTCGTCGGGCGCCTCCGTCCCGTCCGTGACGTCTTCGGTCTGCACGTCGGTGGCTGCGTCCGCGTCCTCCGCGCCGTCCTCGAGACCGCCCGTCTTCTGCAGGCGCTCGAGCTCGGCGATCAGGGCGGAGTAGTCGGTGTCCCCTTCGGTCTGCGTCGACTCGATGTGTCCGAGCATCTCGCGCACCGCGTCGCCCATGTGCAGCAGGGTGTCGGTGATCGGGCGGTTCACGGCCCAGTGGCCGTCGCGCAGCAGGCTCAGGAGGTTCTCCCCGGTGTGGGTGACCTTCTCGAGCTTGCCGAAGCCGAGGAACCCGCAGGTACCCTTGATCGTGTGGATCGTCCGGAAGATCGACGCGATGATGTCGGTCTCCTGCGGATTCTCCTCGAGCGAGACCATGTCCTGCTCGAGCTGATCGAGGTTCTCGTAACTCTCGACGAGGAATTCCTGGAGGACTTCGTCCAGTTCGCTCATGCCACCGGCCTCGCGATTCGTGCTCCGATGTCCCGCACGCGGCGGGCTCGATTCGCTCTACGGGGCGGATATCGGTCGTCTCCGGGCCCGGCTTTAGGCGGGAATCCGGCGGACGGTGGCTCCCGGAGCTTCCCGGCCGCGGGTCGGGACGGGTGGTGGATCCACTCGGCGTGCTGGTGGACGCAACCCTCGGTGCTTTCTATACTTGCCGACTCCGGCCAGAGGACGACCGCGCGCACCACCAGACGGTGGCCACCGCGACGCGGTCCGCGAAAGGTGATCGATGAGCGAACGAGTGCTTCGGATCGGGAACGCGAGCGGTTACTGGGGCGACGACCTGACCGTGCTGCGGCGCCAGATCGAAGGCGGCCCCCTGGACTTCGTCACCCTGGACTTCCTCGCCGAGATCACCATGTCGATCCTTCAGAAGCAGCGGGATCGCGATCCGTCGGCCGGCTACGCCCGCGACTTCGTCGACCAGATGGACGA
The sequence above is a segment of the Candidatus Krumholzibacteriia bacterium genome. Coding sequences within it:
- a CDS encoding methyl-accepting chemotaxis protein, whose amino-acid sequence is MDETTKTTSGSRSSREALFCGALVGLGTGTSVVVGSVAGWMPGLGLAVAWAVGGAWLAQRTIFSPLEEMADALAHDRTDQLDLNGLAAPWVRRIVDRVRDHEQAVQDRTTPVARSVRDLAQAAGQMSDLMFVMTGNAGQTSDKAQMISSHFDRVNTSVEAVSNKMQELSDTIHAVATSARDGGEVGRDAVDAARNTNENVTRLGQSSAEIGNVVKLINSIAEQTNLLALNATIEAARAGEAGRGFAVVANEVRELANETAKATGDIGLKIEAIQNDTQNAVGAIQQIGTVVERINEIQESIIGAVEEQAGTADAIRSNVKDAAESGVHIRANMAGLTTAASSAASGADETRAAIEDFSRMTTELTGLVTSLEGDVANR
- a CDS encoding chemotaxis protein CheX, which encodes MTVTTPCQEWSDGLVRATDEVAREALSITAGCRRVGEAEKLSLQMSGAYLALISPEVQMQIGIAAGRGDCRRLAGALMMMEAGDPELTDSVMADAFGEIVNILAGSLKQVMDSRYRGLTLGLPTMIHGHISPNDRQDLQVTQVALGEIEAYLVVLMNKS
- a CDS encoding protein-glutamate O-methyltransferase CheR, with product MTIATSHFDVIREIVYRGAGIVLEPGKEYLVESRMHPILRAHSLTDLGELVTKLQSGGSAALQSEVIDAMTTNETSFFRDHHPFETLRTEVLPGTLERNQSNRSLRVWCAACSSGQEPYSIAITLQEHFGAKINGWQVEILGTDISDEMLEKSSSGAYSELEINRGLPAPLMVKHFQRVGLQWQIKPEVRRLVRFRKMNLVEPWPSMPKFDIVFLRNVLIYFDPDTKRQILGRLKSVLAPGATLFLGGAETVINFADDFEIVRLGRTVVYRVR
- the pepQ gene encoding Xaa-Pro dipeptidase, with the protein product MSLEALYVAHVGRVIADTEAALERSKAAGAAFDGVVFHAGGELLVHRDDQTHVFRPDYHFARWVPLAGPDHLISFEPGRKPRLVRVVPKDYWYESPPPPPVDITRVFEVVEVEDVDEAVDALRSRPRHAFVGADGEVAEALGLDPGAQEPETLMASLDWSRGTKTDYEVECLRRAGSRAARGHRIVREGVAAGRSERQMHHDYLAATSMVEDEVPYPAIIGWDDHAAVLHYTRKDVTPPAPGGVLLIDAGASFQGYASDVTRTYVTDKAPSRFAELLDGMDDLERELVDAVGPGVPYVDLHRRAHEGVASLLADTGVFRCPAAEAIEKRLSLPFLPHGLGHHLGLQVHDVGGRQADPSGTTVDPPEDFPHLRTTRTLEPGHVVTIEPGLYFVPMLLDPLREDERGALVDWDLVDELLPFGGIRIEDDVLVTEDGREDLTRPQIPGHRD
- a CDS encoding response regulator, which codes for MRVLVIDDSRAIRMILKKTLKSIGAEVVEAGHGAEALEQLQGGEPFDLALVDWNMPEMNGYEFVKAVRKEDRYASMKLCMVTTETETAQVVKALEAGADEYIMKPFTKEALQDKLNMLGVTA
- a CDS encoding chemotaxis protein CheW; this encodes MPNETQYCTFYLDDDFFGIEVGRVQEILRFQEMTEVPLSAPVIRGLINLRGQIMTAVDLRERVGLPPRSDGRRPINVVIRRPDGGVSLLVDEIGDVMSPADDLLEAAPENVNPRIRALLAGVYKLEGRLLQILDPDKLMEFEGAAA
- a CDS encoding chemotaxis response regulator protein-glutamate methylesterase; amino-acid sequence: MTIRILIVDDSAFIRRALKRILGSDPDFEVTASAANGHLALRALEQHDIDAVVLDVEMPVMNGLETLEAIRARDRSLPVVMFSTLTTQGGEAALEALARGASDCVAKPSNQDSQEGAFQAVRDELLPRLRSLVETHSIRRRPTRSDPPPDGPTPSTPESRPSVAIPDTVPPPRGRERKSSVDLVAIGVSTGGPNALATVLGSLPADLGVPMVITQHMPPLFTKLLAQRLDGASSLRVTEASDDVVVEPGHVHLAPGDRHLTLVRSEGAIRVKLDDGPPVNSCRPAVDVMLDSIVETHRDRVLVVILTGMGRDGLEGCRKLGELGAHVVVQDAESSVVWGMPGHVAKEGLADSIVSIDSIASEITSVVRAGARASQNPVRAGVTP
- a CDS encoding chemotaxis protein CheX, whose amino-acid sequence is MQFLEAEVIELTRTVWETVLAMGIEPVEDDHHPPDGDETVSACVHISGGWNGSVILSCPSTLGIAIAAAMFELEHDEVDDELLHDAVGEVANMIGGNVKGLVPGPSQLSLPTVATGIHTRLAVPGSHPVTRVGFRSECQPVRVVLAEVNEAGADTHRSAKNAETGRKDPANVA
- a CDS encoding response regulator; translation: MKILIVDDSKAMRMIVKRTLKQAGYGDATMSEATNGREGLDAVKADAPDIVLCDWNMPEMNGIEFLRALRAEGNDVNFGFVTSEGTTEMRQQAQEAGAAFLISKPFTANDFSENIAAAVS
- a CDS encoding chemotaxis protein CheW, with protein sequence MSELDEVLQEFLVESYENLDQLEQDMVSLEENPQETDIIASIFRTIHTIKGTCGFLGFGKLEKVTHTGENLLSLLRDGHWAVNRPITDTLLHMGDAVREMLGHIESTQTEGDTDYSALIAELERLQKTGGLEDGAEDADAATDVQTEDVTDGTEAPDETGADDACDDHAGTADADPAVDQVHAATVQVSKAAPTNESQAPSEQAQARADAAARSATEQAIRVDVGLLDKLMNLVGELVLARNQILQYGAQVQNPVFASTTQRLNVLTSELQENVMKTRMQPIGNIWNKLPRVVRDLANSCGKKIRLEMEGKDTELDKTLIEAIKDPLTHLVRNAVDHGVEDCETRRANGKPAEGVLLLRAFHEGGLVNIEIADDGGGIDTGAIAAKAVRNGLITEDQAEAMSEREVANLIFKAGLSTAKQVTNVSGRGVGMDVVRTNIEKIGGTIEIQTRAGQGTTFRIKIPLTLAIIPAQIVAAAQNRFAIPQVSLIELLRLEGDVARNGIELIHGTPVYRLRGNLLPLVYLNRELGLPEAELDPDDPIVNIVVLQADERDFGLVVDSINDTEEIVVKPLGSEIKNLATYAGATIMGDGAVALILDVIGVAQGAGVLSEIREHGAALQDDGADDAGERKTLLLFTVGEGSRLGMPLEMVARLEEFEPERVEQAGTQQVVQYRDELLPLIPVSNVLGGYAPRPREADEKLQVVVYTKNDRSVGLLVDDIVDIVHENITVKRESDRPGLLGSAVIQGRVTDLVDAEGVIRAADPSFFTQQETAIA